The following is a genomic window from Mobula hypostoma chromosome 20, sMobHyp1.1, whole genome shotgun sequence.
TAAGAGTTTGAACCCACATTTGTTGGTGTGTAAAAGGCACCCAAATATGTTTTGGATCGACTCAGAAGGTCTGCGAGACGCTGTGTCACACAGCTGGCAGTGTTGCACATTCTCTTTTCCACACGGAAGCTGCaagaataaattaaataaataagtgccCTCGATTAGACCAATTATAGAAcgcagaacagcacagcacaggaatggTCCGTCATATTCAGTTATGCATATGGATTACAaaccagtcccgatgaagggtttcagcccaaaacagtgactgtttactctttttcataggtgctgagttcctccagcattttgtgtgtgtgttgcttgtatataGATTATATTCAGTTATATCAGAGTGCTTATTCAGGAAATAACCATACTAATACAAGAAGAACACCCTCCATAATATGCATCTACAGCATAAGAGGAAATTTAGCAAAAGGAAGAGGTAACAGTAAGAACTAGAACCAGGTGTtaatatcactgtcttatatgaagTGAAATTTATTTTTATGTGTTTAAAGATGAATTGTATGTAAAACATTTGGATAGTATAGTCACTTCTTGTGTGATCAGATCAACGGTTCATTATTCTAGATGAGTATTTGTCTTGTTCTTGTCTCAATTTAGTCTGAATTAATATCccaaatttcattttatttttttccccaagTACTTATCCTTGTATTTCACAATGAAATCAACTAACGTGTTTCTGTTGAAAATGAAAGTTATCAAAATGAAAGCTTATCAATTCGACTTCCAACAGTAGGGATCTGTTTTAAAAAGTGATTCTATTCACTTGAGCATTTATCTCACAGGCGTTTTCTATCCGTGGTCTAAGCACAGCACCTCACAGTTTAAAGGCAACTTTCTCTAAATAATCCATTTTGACGTCTTAGTTCTGCACTCAGCTGCTGGTTATTCTGATGGAGGGTGGTGGATCTCTGAAATTCTCTCTCATACGTGGTTTTATAGATCTTTGGGGGTATTTTTAGAGGAAGTAGACCTACATTTGCTCCTACTTTCTTCTGTTTTTAAAGTTTATGTTCGGAATAGggtcaaaggagaattggtggggaTATATTGTGGTGAGATCAGGAGACAACGATGGGACTGGTGGGATCACACCATCGGGAACTGACGTGGACTCTGCAGGCTCCGTAGCCTCTTCCTGTCCTATAGTATATAAATCTTGTATTTGCTTTCTCTGCGGAAATTTGCAAATCAGAACTTGCACAATACAGGCCTACATGTATTCATGATCTCTCCCCTGCCCTATATTGTTAATGTGCAAGCATATATTTCATCATTTCAGCTATGAAGTGGAGCGTAGAACTGAATTGTTAACCCATCCCTCCTGGTACCGCATGTTTTGGTTGTAATCTCAGTTTCTGATTTTACAGGCCCTTCACATCAGGATGCTGTAGAGCAAAGCGGAACCAGCTAATTGAGAAGGTTATTCAGGATCGTGCAGGATGTGGTGAAGGTACCTCTTTGGCTTAAAAGGCTCTTGCACGGGGAATGCAGCCAACCCGCCAGTGGGAGATCTCTTCCTCAGCACTGGGATCTGCCAGGAGTACCACTCAGGGAGCACGGTGTCTGACTCACGGGGAACAGCAGAGTACCTGATTTGATGAGAGACAATAAGCAAAGCTATTAAGGACGGCATGGTCATGTAGAGGTTAACATAATACCAATACAGTGCCGGTGACCtggattttgtacgttctccccatgaatgtctgtgtttcctctgggtgctctgctttcctccctcaGAAGAATACACTGTAAATGAGCATcccaggctcaatgggctggatggaTCTGATACAACACTGTAttcctaaataaataaaaaataagaaaacaCAAAGCAGGAAATAGTTTGTGGACTGCTCCGAGGGGAGTAATATATTTTGCCTTCTGTTCCTGTCAGATTGGATCCGAGTTGCCATCTACTGCCCTTCCCCATAAAGGATAACAAATCCGTCTCTGTGTCTCAATTCTTTAATCAACATGCTTTTAACCATTTAGGTGTCAAGCATTGTTAAGCCATCCAGTAAACCTGTCTCCCTATCATTCTCTCTTCCCTTAATATTATGTTTAAACCCCACTCACTTGATCATGTACATGGTTCCCAATACACACAATTCATTCATTGGCTCAGTGTtagcctcagaatcaggtttactttcAATGCCacacatgatgtgaaatttgttgttctgcgacAGCAGTACTTTAATAAATTACTATAACCTACACAAGACAAAATATAAATCATTCCCTAATATTAACCCTGTGGCATAGAGTGGAAAATTTATCTTGTCAAAGACACCATATAAATGCAAGATGTTCATTTTTTGGAGTGTGATATACCAACACAGTATCATATTATCAGTTTCTGTTTTGTGAAACATTCTACCATTATCTTTTTTAACACTCTCTCTGATTACATAAGCAATCCAAGTTGCCCAGTATAGTTCCATCTAAATTTTAAATACTATTTAAAACTTAATATAAAAGATATATTTTCCTAtacattttaattaatattttaaagaTTTTACTTTTCCTTGATAAAAGCATTCACAGACCTCAAAGTAATCTCTTTAAAGTATTCATTATTCTACCTCAAATACGGCAAAGAGAAATCTCCTACAAGGTACAGACAATTCTTCAGCAAATTTAAGGAAAGTGAGATTCAGGGAGATACTGTTTACTCTCCCGAGATGACAGAGTCTGGTATCACTGTCTTGGTGCCCCATCTCCTACCTGTTGTCAGAGTTTGACATGAACTTACTCCCCACATCAGTTCAATATCAGTGCCTcggaacatagaacatcacaacAGCGTacgagcccttcagcccacaacattgtgccaaacttttaaccttctcttagatcaatctatcccttctctcctacatagccctccatttttctgtgatccatatgcctgtctaaaaGTCCCTGCTCAATTCTAAGGCAAttcttaattttgttttatttggcaattaaagtaaaaaaaatgcaATGGAATGCCCTGATGTGTCTTAATCACCATGACAGCACTTGTATTTCAGCTGGTTAAAGTCCTACTCTGGAAAATAAAGCCCAGGCTGTGTTTCTGCCTAGGGAGTAGTGTATTGCACCATTTTCCAACTTCCTTCACATAAAATATACATGCTTGAAGCTAATTCACTGCTTATGTGAGACAGCAGATTGGAGCAATAGGAAAAAGCTCTTTGCATTCATTACAGAAAtcaaaaactacagatgctggaagtttgaaataacagcagaaagatgctggaaacactcatcaaGTCAAGTGGCATCCAGGAAaggcaaaacagaaaaaaaggctTCACTGCGAAGTTTCATAAGTCCAATAATGCTTCTGCAGGACTGAAACACATCAGATtctgcacacagaatgctggtggaacccagcatctatggagaggaataaacagtcgatgtttcatgctgagccccttcatcaagactggaagggaaggaggaagaaggcagattCAGAATGTTCGGGGGGGGGTAGTACAAACTAGAAGGTAAAATGTGATgttaggagagggagggggatgaaggaAGAAACTGGGATGTCAGGTAGGAAAGGTTCagggctgatgaagaaggaatctgacaggagaagagagtggacctgGGACGTGggtaggaggaggggcactagggggaggtgataggcagttgaggagaagagaagggataagagggggTCAGAATGGGGCATGGAgagtggaaagagagagaaggcagcGGGGGAGAAATTTCCAAAGTTTGAGGAATTATTTATGCCATCAGTTGGAAAATGAAAAGTTGCTCTTCCATCAAGGCAGtaaaagaggccatggactgatatgttggaatgagaatgggaggtagaattaaaatgggtggccctGAATTTCAGGATTGATAAAGAACCTTCCATCTGCTGCAtaaactctgtttctttctccacagatgctgtctgacctgttgtgaACTTCCTTTACGTTTTGATTTCATTTGACATTTATTTTGATCTCAGTGTTTCTCGGCTAATGAAATTGTTTAATGAAAAGAGAACAAACAAGTTTCTCGGCTAATGAAAAGAGAACAAACAATTTAAAGTTCCTCCAACAACAATAAGATTAATAGTCTGATAATATGGTGCTGGGTTTGAGTATACCTTGGAGTTTTTTTACAGCCAGCCAAGAGAGCAGCAAGTGTTTAAAGCCTCACCCAGTTATCATGACCTCTGTCAGTGAAGTACTCACTTAGTGCGATATTGAACATGGGCTATGGCTTAATCATTGTGGCAGAGGCAAGAGATTAGACATAAATGGAATGTTTTCTTTTGAGCTTCGAAGGCTGAGCGGCAAAatgatagaaatgtataaaattaagagaaatagataagGTAATCTTTCAGAGCCTTtttttcctagggcagaaatgACAAATACGAGATGACAAATGttagagggggaaagtttaaaggagatttgcaaggctttttttaaagaaaaaacgGGGTGATAGGTGCAACAGCAACTGTTGGAAGCTGATATGGCAGCTGTTTCCACACTTGAACCAGCACATGCCTGGTCTTTTGGGATGCTACTATTGAGATGGCATAGGTACGAGGAGCAAGTTGGATATATTGGCATTGCAAATGAAGAACAAATTTCTCAGCAATCACTATCCCCAGCACAGTACCAGGAAGCATCTCCATGAAAACCTTCACTCTCGCTGACACGTGAtacttttaaatgccagctcaaaatttatttatttaacaaagCTTTTAACTAactttttttgtcttttattttcacttttttcatgtttgtactttatCTCATGGTaaaacactttgaactacatcgtcCGTATGTAAAGCACTCTATAAATAAGTTACCATTACTGTGTGATTATCAATACCTGCATTGTATTCATGTTAAGCATCATCGATCAATACATAATCCAGGGAAAGTGGTAATGATACACAGACCTGCTTGGGATAGCCCGTACTCCGTCCAGCGAGCTGAGGTGGAACACAAAGGCGACAACGAGGACGGTGAAGAGTTTCAGACAGTTCATGACTTAAATGCGGAGTTACAAACAAGCAGGAAGATGTTAGGAGAAACTTTCAGCGACAGACTGCAACCCTCCTTAATTTGCGCTGGAACAACTCCTACCGCACCCAGGTTACTGGTAAAGGCGAAGAAACGGGTTATAATTCGGATTTCAGCCGTAAGCATTGAATGTTAAGAATTACTCTAGTGTTTGCGTTATTTCCGGTCTGCCAATTACAAAGCCCatccattttaaatattaattCTTCAGACCGCTGCATTACTGCGTGATTATCAATACCTGCATTGTATTCATGTTAAGCATCATCGATCAATACATAATCCAGGGAAAGTGGTAATGATACACAGACCTGCTTGGGATAGCCCGTACTCCGTCCAGCCGTGCGTTAATATCTACTAACACATGTCGATAAACTTTAAAATACTGTATCGTTAACGTTCTAACTGTAGACATGGCAACGAGCTAGGGTGTGGGACATCATTCATTCGGGGGTACTGGGGTTTTAAAACAGGGGAGATGGAACTGGACGCGCATCCGATTAGAGGTGGGCATTTTGACAGGGATGTGCTAACTACTTATGAGGAGCAACGCCAAGATCTCACCTGCAATTCAGACAGCCCTTTCTCGACAGCACGCTGGGGGTTTCCGCTCTCTTGTCTTGTTTCTCATTGTTGGCGAGTGCCTCTGGTCTTTTAAAGCCCGGCACCTCTC
Proteins encoded in this region:
- the LOC134359164 gene encoding islet amyloid polypeptide, translated to MNCLKLFTVLVVAFVFHLSSLDGVRAIPSRYSAVPRESDTVLPEWYSWQIPVLRKRSPTGGLAAFPVQEPFKPKSFRVEKRMCNTASCVTQRLADLLSRSKTYLGAFYTPTNVGSNSYGKRDSMGLYNREFLSYLQR